From Paenibacillus sp. V4I7, one genomic window encodes:
- a CDS encoding NuoM family protein gives MLASIPILSMIAFSPLLGVLVLLFIRGDQGRLIKTIGIVTTLIPLILAAWLYSDYNYQGDPIQYKEQLDWIKVPLNHEGIQQITSYFFEFKYSLAVDGISLPLVFLTALVSSMAALASVYIKKRWKTYYILFLLLETGMFGVFLSQDLFLFFLFFEITLVPMFFLIGIWGYMNREQAANRFLLYNGLGSAIMLIAFLILVSTAGFNQVPSQTEAVIYYSGDIHTIAHNLLQDPAAYVNQEGTPFFLSRAMKWTVFIMLLVAFGIKLPIFPFHTWMLKVHTEAPPAVVMIHSGILLKMGAYGLIRFGILFFPGEAKQMAWMLALLGVINIVYGAILAMVQKDFKLVLAYSSISHMGIVLLGLAAFNVSGLQGAVFQLISHGLISALMFLLVGSIYERTQTTQLDQLGGLASSIPFISGILLVAGMASLGLPGLSGFVSEFLAFLGLFETHRVYAIVGTLGIILTAVYVLRGVLNITFGPKQPNLQLQGMRDARLIEAVPMITLVAFILLLGVYPSVLSQPLQQTIGSLDQLIHSVAGKIGG, from the coding sequence ATGCTGGCTAGTATACCCATCCTAAGTATGATCGCCTTCTCGCCTCTGCTTGGCGTTCTGGTCTTGCTCTTCATCCGTGGTGACCAAGGCCGTTTGATTAAAACAATTGGTATTGTCACGACACTGATCCCGCTTATTTTGGCGGCGTGGTTGTATAGTGATTACAATTATCAGGGTGATCCGATTCAGTATAAAGAACAGCTCGACTGGATCAAAGTTCCGCTTAATCACGAGGGAATTCAGCAAATTACTTCGTATTTCTTCGAGTTTAAGTATTCGTTGGCGGTTGACGGCATTTCCTTGCCGCTCGTGTTTCTAACCGCTCTTGTATCGTCAATGGCTGCTTTAGCTTCGGTGTATATTAAGAAACGCTGGAAAACGTATTACATTCTATTCTTGCTGCTTGAAACCGGCATGTTCGGAGTTTTCTTATCACAGGATCTATTCTTGTTCTTCTTGTTCTTCGAAATTACGCTCGTACCGATGTTCTTCTTAATTGGTATTTGGGGGTATATGAATCGGGAGCAAGCTGCCAATCGCTTCCTGCTTTACAATGGACTTGGCTCGGCGATCATGCTGATCGCGTTCTTAATTCTCGTCAGTACGGCTGGATTCAACCAGGTGCCTTCGCAGACAGAAGCTGTCATTTACTATAGCGGCGACATCCATACGATTGCACATAATTTGCTGCAAGATCCCGCCGCTTATGTAAATCAAGAAGGAACACCGTTCTTCCTTAGCAGGGCCATGAAGTGGACCGTGTTCATTATGCTGCTGGTCGCCTTCGGCATTAAGCTGCCGATCTTCCCGTTCCATACGTGGATGCTCAAAGTACATACAGAGGCTCCGCCTGCTGTTGTTATGATTCACTCCGGGATTTTGCTGAAAATGGGGGCCTACGGCCTCATCCGATTCGGTATTCTGTTCTTCCCGGGGGAAGCCAAGCAGATGGCGTGGATGCTGGCGCTCCTCGGCGTCATTAACATCGTGTACGGCGCGATTCTCGCCATGGTACAAAAGGATTTCAAGCTCGTGTTGGCCTACTCGAGTATTAGCCACATGGGCATCGTCCTTCTCGGTCTCGCCGCGTTTAACGTATCGGGCCTGCAGGGCGCTGTGTTCCAACTGATCTCACACGGCCTCATCTCGGCCCTGATGTTCTTGCTCGTAGGCAGCATCTACGAGCGAACCCAAACGACGCAGCTCGACCAACTAGGCGGTCTCGCGTCGTCCATACCTTTTATCAGCGGCATTCTGCTGGTCGCTGGTATGGCATCGCTCGGATTGCCGGGCTTATCCGGCTTCGTCAGTGAGTTCCTCGCGTTTCTCGGACTCTTTGAAACGCACCGAGTGTACGCGATAGTCGGTACACTCGGGATCATTCTCACCGCGGTTTACGTGCTGCGCGGGGTGCTGAATATCACGTTCGGCCCTAAACAGCCGAATCTGCAGCTGCAAGGCATGCGCGACGCCAGATTAATCGAGGCGGTGCCGATGATTACATTGGTGGCGTTCATTCTCTTGCTCGGTGTATACCCAAGCGTGCTGAGTCAGCCGCTTCAGCAAACGATAGGCAGCTTGGATCAATTGATCCACAGCGTAGCCGGGAAGATAGGAGGTTAG
- a CDS encoding NADH-quinone oxidoreductase subunit N: MEQIRLHVADLVHLLPELSLVATAIILSLLDLVLPNRLSRSIIGWLTLVGIAISAVFVILQLNPEEAIGLLNNSYRVDDFSNLLKLFTLLGTGFIVLMSLGFIKEEAIPHVGEYYYFYLPAALGAMIMSSSGDLITLYVGLELLSITSYLLVAMKKKDNKSNEGAFKYLVMGGISSAIILYGMSFLYGMVGSSNLSQIGAALPSLVTAYEPLLYVAFFMLLAGFGFKIAAAPFHSWAPDVYQGAPTPVTAFLAVVSKGAGFAILFRVFYVLFGFSSFEDSSFQSDVFLAISVMAAIAMVTGNFIALKQTNMKRLLAYSGIANAGYLLVPIGTYFSGTHYANFSEFIFYLIAYLFMNIGAFAVLMIIEQAEGHTEAKGFAGLYYRAPITAVAMVLIVLSLAGIPLSGGFFGKLYIILGTMQTQHYWLGSLMIATSVVSFYYYFSIVRQMFMRSDYEPAEIKVSIPLGITVWLCALISVALGVVPHVVLKGIEAIFSLTKDFLIM, from the coding sequence GTGGAACAGATAAGACTCCATGTCGCTGATTTAGTGCATCTGCTCCCTGAGCTTTCGCTGGTTGCCACCGCGATCATCCTATCTCTCTTGGATTTGGTCCTCCCAAACAGGCTTAGTCGCTCCATCATTGGATGGCTGACGTTGGTTGGCATCGCTATTTCTGCGGTATTCGTTATTCTACAGTTGAATCCAGAAGAGGCTATTGGGCTGCTCAATAATAGCTACAGAGTTGATGATTTCTCGAATCTGCTCAAATTGTTCACTTTATTAGGTACTGGCTTCATTGTCTTGATGAGCTTAGGCTTCATCAAAGAAGAGGCCATTCCACATGTCGGGGAGTATTACTACTTCTATCTGCCCGCCGCGCTCGGTGCCATGATTATGTCATCCTCGGGTGACCTTATCACGCTGTATGTTGGGTTGGAGCTGTTGAGTATTACTTCTTACTTGCTTGTGGCTATGAAGAAGAAAGATAACAAATCTAACGAGGGTGCCTTCAAGTACTTGGTCATGGGCGGTATTTCATCTGCGATCATCTTGTATGGCATGTCCTTCTTATACGGGATGGTCGGTTCCAGCAATTTATCGCAGATTGGTGCTGCGCTTCCATCACTCGTAACTGCTTACGAGCCGCTGCTTTATGTAGCATTCTTCATGCTGTTAGCTGGCTTCGGCTTCAAAATCGCCGCTGCTCCGTTCCACAGCTGGGCACCGGATGTGTACCAAGGCGCACCGACGCCAGTGACGGCATTTTTGGCTGTCGTGTCCAAAGGTGCTGGCTTCGCCATCCTATTCCGCGTATTCTACGTGTTGTTTGGGTTTAGCAGCTTTGAAGACAGCAGTTTTCAATCGGATGTGTTCCTGGCCATATCGGTGATGGCTGCCATCGCGATGGTAACCGGTAATTTCATTGCACTGAAGCAAACAAATATGAAAAGGCTTTTGGCCTACTCAGGAATTGCCAATGCAGGTTACTTACTCGTTCCGATCGGAACTTACTTTTCCGGTACCCATTACGCGAACTTCTCTGAATTTATTTTCTATCTGATCGCGTACTTGTTTATGAATATCGGAGCTTTCGCTGTGCTGATGATTATTGAGCAGGCAGAAGGCCATACCGAAGCGAAGGGTTTCGCTGGCCTCTATTACAGGGCCCCTATAACAGCCGTAGCCATGGTACTCATCGTGCTTTCATTGGCCGGTATTCCTTTATCTGGCGGGTTTTTCGGGAAGCTCTACATCATCCTGGGAACGATGCAGACCCAACACTATTGGTTAGGGTCACTGATGATCGCTACTAGCGTTGTATCCTTCTACTACTATTTCAGCATCGTACGCCAAATGTTTATGCGCAGCGATTACGAGCCTGCCGAGATTAAGGTATCGATTCCGTTAGGGATAACGGTTTGGTTATGTGCTCTCATCAGCGTGGCGTTGGGCGTTGTTCCACACGTTGTACTGAAAGGTATTGAAGCCATTTTCAGTTTGACGAAGGATTTTCTGATTATGTAA